In Silvanigrella paludirubra, the following are encoded in one genomic region:
- the fghA gene encoding S-formylglutathione hydrolase: protein MDQLESIKEFNGYLKRFTHYSKTCNSKMTFSIFLPPKAIHKKVPAIYWLSGLTCSDENARVKSGAQRFAAELGLAIIFPDTSPRGENIPDAKDRYDLGIGAGFYLNATQTPWSKYFQMYNYIVYELPSLIEEYFPILKSFKSITGHSMGGHGALICALKNPQIFRSASAFAPICNPINSQWGKNCFTEYLGNNKSDWYDYDATCLVNNGFKIDNILIDQGLSDDFYHEKQLLPENFIEVCNKMNQPLTFRFQEGYDHSYHFISTFIEDHIKFHASFLNK, encoded by the coding sequence ATGGATCAATTAGAATCTATTAAAGAATTTAATGGTTACTTAAAAAGATTTACTCATTATTCCAAAACATGTAATTCAAAAATGACTTTTTCTATTTTTTTACCTCCAAAAGCAATTCATAAAAAAGTACCTGCTATTTATTGGCTCTCAGGACTAACTTGTTCAGATGAAAATGCAAGAGTGAAATCAGGTGCACAACGTTTTGCAGCAGAGCTTGGTCTTGCTATTATTTTTCCTGATACCAGTCCTCGTGGAGAAAATATACCCGATGCAAAAGACAGATACGATTTAGGTATTGGGGCTGGGTTTTATTTGAATGCAACACAAACGCCTTGGTCTAAATATTTTCAAATGTATAATTATATAGTATATGAATTACCTTCTCTAATTGAAGAATATTTTCCAATATTAAAATCATTTAAATCTATTACTGGACATTCAATGGGTGGACATGGTGCTCTTATATGTGCTTTAAAAAATCCACAAATATTTAGATCTGCCTCCGCATTTGCTCCTATTTGTAATCCAATTAATTCACAATGGGGAAAAAATTGTTTTACAGAATATCTTGGTAATAATAAATCAGATTGGTATGATTACGACGCTACATGTTTAGTTAATAATGGATTTAAAATAGATAATATTTTAATTGACCAAGGACTATCTGATGATTTTTACCATGAAAAACAACTATTACCTGAAAACTTTATTGAAGTCTGTAATAAAATGAATCAACCATTAACATTTCGTTTTCAAGAAGGATATGATCATAGCTATCATTTTATTTCAACTTTTATAGAAGATCATATAAAATTTCATGCATCATTTTTAAATAAATAA
- a CDS encoding SDR family oxidoreductase: MFVPDLLSSKKILVTGGGTGLGKSMSERFLTLGADVVICGRREEVLKETCQEFNSKFKDKASYQVCDVRDPQAVEKMIDDIWATGPIDILLNNAAGNFISRTEDLSHRAVDIVLDIVLHGTTYVTLACGKRWLQNKLKGNVLSIVTTYSWTGSAYVVPSAMAKAGVLAMTRSLAVEWGDRGIRMNAIAPGPFPTKGAWDRLVPNADLGKILESKNPTGRHGEHIELANLASFLVSDYAGFINGEVVTIDGGEWLQGAGEFNFLKAMKNEDWESLRRKK, from the coding sequence ATGTTTGTTCCAGATCTTCTTAGTTCGAAAAAAATTCTAGTCACGGGTGGTGGAACTGGCCTTGGTAAAAGCATGTCCGAACGTTTTTTAACTTTAGGTGCAGATGTAGTAATCTGTGGCAGAAGAGAAGAAGTTTTAAAGGAAACCTGCCAAGAATTTAATTCCAAATTTAAAGATAAAGCATCTTATCAAGTTTGTGATGTAAGAGATCCGCAGGCAGTTGAAAAAATGATTGATGATATTTGGGCAACTGGACCAATTGATATTTTATTAAATAATGCAGCAGGAAATTTTATATCTCGTACTGAAGATTTATCACATAGAGCTGTAGACATTGTTTTAGATATTGTACTTCATGGGACAACTTATGTCACTCTTGCTTGTGGAAAGCGCTGGTTACAAAATAAATTAAAAGGAAACGTTTTAAGTATAGTAACAACTTATTCTTGGACAGGTTCGGCATATGTAGTTCCTTCTGCTATGGCAAAAGCTGGCGTCTTGGCGATGACAAGAAGTTTAGCAGTCGAATGGGGTGATCGCGGAATTAGAATGAATGCCATTGCTCCAGGCCCATTTCCTACAAAAGGGGCCTGGGATCGTCTTGTGCCTAATGCAGATCTAGGAAAAATTTTAGAAAGTAAAAATCCTACTGGAAGACATGGCGAGCATATAGAATTAGCAAATTTGGCTTCATTTTTAGTTTCAGATTATGCTGGATTTATTAATGGAGAAGTTGTTACTATTGATGGTGGTGAATGGTTACAAGGAGCAGGTGAATTTAACTTTTTAAAAGCGATGAAAAATGAAGATTGGGAATCTTTAAGAAGAAAAAAATGA